A region from the Stygiolobus caldivivus genome encodes:
- a CDS encoding lycopene cyclase domain-containing protein has translation MEIFLKHLAYQEIDLMILLPGIVFTIIPWTRRLRNYRAILPAIGLTALLFLIWDFIAVKVGTWNFNPEYVLPFRVIDLPVEEVEFFFVVPFSSLVFYEVYDVKVKAKLHIKKEVFTALGSIILASSLLFISHSYTFVVLIYLGASFIISSFIDPEMLNSLSFWLFVLTTYAPFLVFDYFLTSLPIVIYGKGATVGVSVTTIPVEDFLYSLSMFIYYALFYRLFTRSVVRSGR, from the coding sequence ATGGAGATATTTCTCAAACATCTTGCTTATCAGGAAATAGACCTGATGATACTCCTCCCCGGTATAGTCTTTACGATTATACCGTGGACGAGGAGGCTCAGGAATTACAGGGCTATATTACCTGCGATAGGTCTTACGGCACTACTCTTCCTTATATGGGACTTTATCGCAGTCAAGGTAGGTACGTGGAACTTCAACCCTGAATATGTTTTGCCCTTTAGGGTAATCGACTTACCCGTAGAGGAGGTGGAGTTCTTTTTTGTAGTGCCCTTCAGCTCCCTCGTGTTCTACGAGGTCTATGACGTAAAAGTAAAGGCTAAGTTACACATCAAGAAGGAAGTATTTACCGCGTTAGGCAGTATAATACTCGCGTCCAGCTTATTGTTCATTAGCCACAGTTATACTTTTGTGGTGTTGATATACCTCGGCGCGTCTTTTATCATCTCGTCCTTTATTGACCCTGAGATGCTTAATTCCTTATCTTTTTGGTTATTCGTCCTGACAACTTACGCACCTTTCCTGGTCTTTGACTATTTCCTGACCTCACTACCTATCGTAATTTACGGTAAAGGTGCAACGGTAGGAGTAAGTGTTACTACTATTCCCGTGGAAGACTTCCTTTACTCACTTTCGATGTTCATATATTACGCGCTGTTCTATAGGTTATTTACGAGGAGCGTGGTAAGGAGTGGTAGATGA
- a CDS encoding phytoene/squalene synthase family protein — MKNENDHLYVDSKLLEIFKKGSTTYFNSSIFFPPKVRRDVTRLYAFVRVADNYVDSVPQEVEEFYEFVEEFYKARKKGGSQDVVIDNFVKLEKEKRFDESWADSFLRSMEMDIYKKKYTTLNELEEYMYGSAEVIGLMMSRILGLDSEAEPYAKMLGRSMQFVNFIRDVKEDLSLNRQYIPSEVLEKFGLSSLKEEEVIGHTEEFERMMRYVIELYFDWVKEGEKGYKFIPYRYLIPIKTANDMYKWTAKVIYKSPLVVYSTKVKPRKNKIIARAIENALGVPVWRYFSNILLIRK; from the coding sequence TTGAAAAATGAAAACGATCACCTTTATGTTGACTCAAAACTGTTGGAGATATTCAAAAAGGGGAGTACTACGTATTTTAACAGTAGTATCTTCTTCCCGCCTAAAGTGAGGAGGGACGTAACTAGACTATACGCTTTTGTAAGGGTCGCTGATAACTATGTGGACTCCGTACCCCAAGAAGTAGAGGAGTTCTATGAATTCGTTGAAGAGTTCTACAAGGCGAGGAAAAAGGGAGGATCCCAAGACGTCGTAATTGATAACTTCGTTAAATTGGAGAAAGAAAAACGGTTTGATGAGTCTTGGGCTGACAGTTTTCTGAGGTCTATGGAAATGGACATTTATAAAAAGAAGTACACGACACTAAATGAGCTGGAAGAGTACATGTATGGGTCCGCTGAAGTTATAGGCCTAATGATGAGCAGGATACTGGGCTTGGACAGTGAGGCAGAACCATATGCGAAAATGCTAGGGAGGAGCATGCAGTTTGTGAATTTCATCAGGGACGTGAAAGAAGACCTGAGCTTAAATAGACAGTACATCCCGTCCGAGGTCCTCGAAAAGTTCGGTCTGTCCTCACTGAAGGAGGAGGAAGTTATTGGACACACTGAGGAGTTCGAAAGGATGATGAGGTACGTGATAGAGTTATATTTCGACTGGGTCAAAGAAGGTGAGAAAGGGTATAAGTTCATTCCTTACCGTTACCTAATCCCCATAAAGACTGCCAATGACATGTACAAGTGGACGGCTAAGGTCATATATAAATCACCCTTAGTAGTTTACTCCACCAAGGTTAAGCCTAGGAAAAACAAAATAATCGCGAGGGCTATAGAAAACGCACTCGGTGTACCGGTATGGAGATATTTCTCAAACATCTTGCTTATCAGGAAATAG
- a CDS encoding sterol desaturase family protein, protein MDFLIYLAIALITFVGMEFVARLMHKYLMHGLLWSIHKDHHYPTSSSFQKNDLFGLLFAGISVYLMLLWITSGNLIPLSVALGMTGYGIAYFTIHDMVIHNRHLRLRKKAMSNPVLRTLIEVHDVHHREGKGNWGFLLVIPGIDKIPRKESTTH, encoded by the coding sequence ATGGATTTCCTAATTTACCTAGCAATAGCACTTATCACGTTCGTAGGAATGGAATTCGTAGCGAGGCTTATGCATAAATACTTGATGCACGGCTTACTTTGGAGTATACACAAAGACCACCATTACCCAACTTCTTCAAGTTTTCAGAAGAACGACCTATTCGGTTTACTGTTCGCTGGGATATCCGTCTACCTGATGTTGCTCTGGATAACTAGCGGGAACCTGATACCCTTGTCCGTAGCATTAGGGATGACCGGTTACGGTATAGCTTACTTTACTATCCACGACATGGTCATACACAACCGCCATTTAAGGCTGAGGAAAAAGGCCATGAGTAACCCGGTTCTGAGGACTTTAATAGAAGTCCATGACGTCCACCACAGGGAGGGAAAAGGCAACTGGGGGTTCTTATTGGTCATCCCGGGTATTGACAAAATCCCTAGGAAGGAAAGCACTACACACTAA
- a CDS encoding phytoene desaturase family protein — MKAVVIGGGFSGLATASLLSRQGIEVTLVEKNNTLGGRARVLEEKGYKFDMGPSWYLMPEVFDCLFSSIGKRRPYELVKLSPSFKLTIDWKKDIVIYPDMSDNKEELNKLEENGFEKMERYLEYTRFMYETAMKKFLYREYSAPGDLFTREVMGEAVKLGLFSSLESFNKRFFKSEDMLKLTGFASVFLGGSPDVIPGLYALVNYPIFGQGVFYPKGGFGKIVEGLVGDYDVRLGEEVVKAKVKDRKVYALKTNKGEVDGDLFVFSGDYRWLDQNVLPVGYSNYDEGYWDTRVYAPSAVLAFVGIRDSIDEPHHHIVIRGDWKKHFSAIFNNSPLPEGLSYYVSIRSKSEQGLAPEGGDSLFFLIPLPPGFNGDSESIAKKVVFEYLEKHGIREVDYIRFFTPREFRLDYNATLGTAFGLAHTLSQTALFRPSMRNRRLSNLLYTGQYTHPGIGVPMVIISAQVATQIVVSQLKE, encoded by the coding sequence ATGAAAGCGGTCGTGATAGGGGGAGGTTTTTCAGGTCTGGCTACTGCCTCTCTTTTATCTAGGCAAGGAATTGAAGTGACTTTAGTGGAAAAGAATAACACTCTCGGAGGGAGGGCTAGGGTCTTAGAGGAAAAAGGGTATAAGTTCGATATGGGACCTTCTTGGTACTTAATGCCTGAAGTATTCGACTGCCTATTTTCTTCAATCGGAAAGAGACGGCCTTACGAGTTGGTCAAGCTCTCCCCTTCTTTTAAACTCACGATAGACTGGAAGAAGGACATAGTCATATACCCAGACATGAGTGATAATAAGGAGGAATTAAACAAGCTTGAGGAGAACGGTTTCGAGAAGATGGAAAGGTACTTAGAGTACACGCGATTTATGTACGAGACCGCAATGAAGAAGTTCTTATACCGCGAATACAGTGCACCGGGAGACCTCTTTACCAGGGAAGTAATGGGAGAGGCGGTGAAATTAGGCCTTTTCAGCAGTTTAGAGAGTTTTAATAAAAGGTTCTTTAAGTCGGAAGATATGTTAAAGCTCACGGGTTTCGCTTCGGTGTTCTTAGGAGGCTCCCCGGACGTCATACCCGGGCTTTATGCCTTAGTTAACTACCCGATATTCGGTCAAGGTGTGTTTTACCCCAAAGGGGGGTTCGGGAAAATTGTAGAGGGGTTGGTAGGTGACTATGACGTCAGGTTAGGAGAGGAAGTGGTAAAGGCTAAGGTAAAAGACCGCAAAGTCTACGCCCTCAAGACGAACAAGGGAGAAGTAGACGGTGACCTCTTCGTGTTTTCAGGCGATTATAGATGGTTAGACCAAAACGTCTTACCCGTAGGTTATTCTAACTACGACGAGGGGTACTGGGACACGAGGGTCTATGCTCCTTCTGCAGTTTTGGCATTTGTAGGTATAAGGGATAGTATAGACGAGCCCCACCACCACATAGTCATCAGGGGTGACTGGAAAAAACACTTCTCCGCTATTTTCAACAACTCCCCGTTACCTGAAGGACTTTCATATTACGTGAGTATAAGGAGTAAGAGCGAACAAGGCTTAGCCCCTGAGGGCGGTGATTCCCTATTCTTCCTCATACCCCTTCCCCCCGGGTTTAATGGGGACTCAGAGTCTATAGCTAAAAAGGTCGTTTTTGAATACTTAGAGAAACACGGGATAAGAGAAGTAGACTATATCAGGTTTTTCACCCCGCGTGAGTTCAGGCTCGACTATAACGCGACCTTAGGGACAGCGTTTGGGTTAGCCCATACCTTGTCGCAGACGGCACTGTTCAGGCCTTCAATGAGGAACAGGAGGCTGTCTAACCTATTATATACGGGCCAGTATACCCACCCCGGTATCGGTGTACCTATGGTAATTATATCTGCTCAGGTCGCCACTCAAATTGTAGTTAGCCAACTCAAAGAGTGA